In Solenopsis invicta isolate M01_SB chromosome 6, UNIL_Sinv_3.0, whole genome shotgun sequence, the genomic window CTTAGTGACATCCAACGTATATATTTCCCAAGAAATTAATATGACGGCACGCTCAATCTTACaaggtataataaaatattatcattataaacatcaacaaaagatattttattcctttatgtatgaaataatatagtaatatatatagatatatacagttatatatttattcaatgttactaaatatatatataaattatattattatatatttatacatgttatactttattattaataatatattttttatctttttccataTGCAGTATTTGATCAATATCAGAAGGCGCGATTGCTCTTTGTGCAATCCGTGGCAGATTTAGCCTCAAAACCAAACAACATTGACTGTCTAGAAGCAGCGGGTGCGATAGATCTCTTACGTCCTTTATTAGCAGATGCTGTACCATCCATCCAACACGTGGCAGCAATCGCTTTAGGCAAGCTGGCGAATCATAATTCCAGACTAGCACATGCTATCATAAAAAAAGATGTGTTATCGCATTTGCTGAAGAACATAGACAAACAAAATGTACGAGCTCCTTAAATGTAAGCATTTTGATCGTATGCTAGAGAATAAACTGAATCTGAAGCCATCATATTTCCTCGATCTCGAAAAATCTTGACATAGATTACAATCgacttatatataatatatacaaagatattttagctattaagaaaaatacattatcGCAGAAATTTTACAAGAAAGCGGCTCTGTTTGTCATGCGAGCGATAGCCAAGCATTCACCGGAATTAGCGTTGATAGTGGTGCACAACGATGGCTTGCAAGCTATAGTCGGATGCTTGGAAGATTTCGATCCTGGAGTGAAGGAAGCAGCAGCTTGGGCATTAGGATATATTGCAAGACACAATAAGAGCTTGGCTCAAGCGGCAGTGGATGTCAGTAAGATTATCTTATTCTgacatctataaaaatttttcttatgtaattttcaGAATTTCCATATAAATTGCagtagttttcaaaattttagtataattttataactttttagaaaatttctaaaatttgtttatatgaattggaacacttttcagtagaaatataaaaaaattcaagtattttgtcaaaaatacttaaaaaaatatgaaaaaaatctttgaaaaagatatatatatatatttctttttttaccagAAGTTTCTTCTGCAGAAAGAAACAAAGCTTATttattgatcaaatattttattgtctaATTGTATCTTTGCCAGCTGCGGTACCTCTACTCGTATTGTGTCTGCAAGAGCCCGAATTGTATATTAAACAAATCGGCGCATCGGCTATCAGCGATATAAGTAAACACAATATTGAACTCGCACAAGCAGTAGTTGATGCTGGAGCGATTTTCTTCCTCGTAAAAACTCTGGCCAGTCTCGATGCCAAAGTGAAGGtgatttaatgtaatatatgttaaataatctaaaaatattaatcactcGGATATGCAAACTATATAATGTCTTCTGCAGCGTCAAGCATTATTAGCGCTGAGTAGCATAGCTAAGCACTCTGCAGATTTAGCGGAAGCCGTAGTCGAAGCAGAAATCTTGCCAAATGTACTGCTGCATATGGCACATCCGGATGAGAATGTCGGTAGAGTCGCGGCGATTTTAACTAGAGAGATCTGCAAACATACGTTTGAGGTAAATGACAGGCGCAGCGACGACTTCTCAGCGAAGAGAGCCTTTTCAATAAACTTGCAACGTAACTTGAAAATTTTCAGTTGGCGGAGCTTGTAGTGAATGCCGGAGGTATTGCCGCGCTTAtcgaattaattaacatttcaaaGTCGTCAGCCAGATTACCGGCGATCATGGCACTTGGCTACATCGCCGGTCATTCCGATCAGCTGG contains:
- the LOC105196558 gene encoding sperm-associated antigen 6 isoform X2 — protein: MTARSILQVFDQYQKARLLFVQSVADLASKPNNIDCLEAAGAIDLLRPLLADAVPSIQHVAAIALGKLANHNSRLAHAIIKKDVLSHLLKNIDKQNKFYKKAALFVMRAIAKHSPELALIVVHNDGLQAIVGCLEDFDPGVKEAAAWALGYIARHNKSLAQAAVDVTAVPLLVLCLQEPELYIKQIGASAISDISKHNIELAQAVVDAGAIFFLVKTLASLDAKVKRQALLALSSIAKHSADLAEAVVEAEILPNVLLHMAHPDENVGRVAAILTREICKHTFELAELVVNAGGIAALIELINISKSSARLPAIMALGYIAGHSDQLAVAVIGSKGIVQLAVVLQEETEDHILAVTVWAIGQIGKHTPEHAKAVAVANVLSKLLELHNDPKSSEDLKMKCYTALKQVLQKCMYVEALESLLHDVPPNILKYVLGQFSKILPNDARARRLFVTSGGLRKVQEIQAEPGTILSEYITIINCCFPEEIVRYYSPGYPDSLLEAVEQYQPKCLFVFDHKSSSEKTESNLSLYNDEG
- the LOC105196558 gene encoding sperm-associated antigen 6 isoform X1, with the protein product MRAIAKHSPELALIVVHNDGLQAIVGCLEDFDPGVKEAAAWALGYIARHNKSLAQAAVDVTAVPLLVLCLQEPELYIKQIGASAISDISKHNIELAQAVVDAGAIFFLVKTLASLDAKVKRQALLALSSIAKHSADLAEAVVEAEILPNVLLHMAHPDENVGRVAAILTREICKHTFELAELVVNAGGIAALIELINISKSSARLPAIMALGYIAGHSDQLAVAVIGSKGIVQLAVVLQEETEDHILAVTVWAIGQIGKHTPEHAKAVAVANVLSKLLELHNDPKSSEDLKMKCYTALKQVLQKCMYVEALESLLHDVPPNILKYVLGQFSKILPNDARARRLFVTSGGLRKVQEIQAEPGTILSEYITIINCCFPEEIVRYYSPGYPDSLLEAVEQYQPKCLFVFDHKSSSEKTESNLSLYNDEG